Proteins encoded by one window of Melospiza melodia melodia isolate bMelMel2 chromosome 9, bMelMel2.pri, whole genome shotgun sequence:
- the LOC134422284 gene encoding LOW QUALITY PROTEIN: microsomal triglyceride transfer protein-like (The sequence of the model RefSeq protein was modified relative to this genomic sequence to represent the inferred CDS: inserted 1 base in 1 codon; substituted 1 base at 1 genomic stop codon): protein MIPCPGASEPGHTERRHGRCGSCLGTRSGSRHTGQRREASAPERGKCTPASEQTLGHCFLHLLLLXIHDLKAQHQPEEQRSQDSTGGSPVEIALSPEAQAELQQPVFISWSSGKVKAFYGNEAENILISNLKRGITSLFQLQPHAGTTVEEDASGSCQVSYTVSNHSITKTKDLLSCSKPKSGFTSMNKIFGVEWQPSSRSQYVVRDSLLQSVLAEESHVVAPALRSRSGIKISSRQQLQLVSPAVPGLAEVSGQSLEDVLAGTGARPQPLGMASLPFRRVCTHCPSLRAFLKAFDRQRVRTDTSRVATAWQFQRLIQMLRSAKKRDVLQLLRRAPEEARPFLVEAAVATQSVASLAALSEFLDFSQEPKSLLEKFLCAAAFSPRPSGELLQLVLDKLDGRQLAPEIWETGIVAVGALVGKLCQQKLCGLQVVERGVETILGGLRGAQEEPRVVISLLALGNARLPETIPTLLEHAEGGPTAVTTAATSALQRFPAPHISSKVKQVMRRIFHQKRKSYDKTCRLAAAEILLDNHPLPMDVINILLATTEMETEVATFLLLKVQNSLRDHHHLARKILKDIMGDPRINNYNFFSKVGISSSFSGPLAVTQDLTSTFGLDLLFLEGGFLRKSVSDFSLLSHGQRLRAAQVTFEAQGMESMMGENLSEGEEEPELMAGMAATFFDXLRPIVFFQGYTDLMGKVLLSSAEPTSVVRGNLLLMDHHQVIPLQSGLQVTVRLQGGLGLDISADMDVSIWEQELKTSVNARGSLAMDFQAELDSPLLQATLRSQTEVETSIHFDTKLRFSSSPVLMCLQLREEQVPYREVLSVSQSAGSRSSTARRGRRGAVPGREFALHQTNSRVCNLLLAAEKELGARAPRDSSPQPPLNEENAAIRTPEG, encoded by the exons GGGAAATGCACACCAGCTTCAGAGCAGACACTTGGTCACTGCTTTCTGCATCTTCTGCTGTTGTAGATCCATGACCTGAAGGCCCAACACCAGCCAGAGGAGCAGAGGAGCCAGGACAGCACCGGAGGCTCCCCTGTAGAGATTGCTCTGAGCCCagaggcacaggcagagctccagcagccagTGTTCATCTCCTGGAGCAGTGGCAAG gTCAAAGCTTTCTATGGGAATGAAGCAGAAAACATCCTGATCTCCAACCTGAAACGAGGCATCACCAGTCTGTTCCAGCTTCAGCCCCATGCCGGCACCACAGTGGAG GAAGATGCCTCTGGAAGCTGCCAGGTCTCCTACACCGTGTCCAACCATTCCATCACCAAGACCAAAGATCTCCTCAGCTGCTCGAAGCCAAAGTCTGGGTTCACCTCCATGAACAAA ATTTTTGGAGTGGAGTGGCAGCCCTCCAGCAGAAGCCAGTACGTGGTGAGGGACAGCCTGCTGCAGTCAGTCCTGGCAGAGGAAAGCCACGTGGTGGCTCCAGCCCTGAGATCCCGCTCCGGCATCAAAATCAGCTCAAG gcagcagctccagctggtgtctcctgcagtgcctgggctggcagaggtgtCTGGACAGAGCCTTGAGGATGTGCTGGCTGGCACGGGGgcacggccccagcccctgggCATGGCCAGCCTGCCCTTCAGGAGGGTCTGCACCCACTGCCCGTCG CTGAGAGCCTTCCTGAAGGCGTTTGACAGGCAGAGAGTCAGAACAGACACCTCGAGGGTGGCGACAGCCTGGCAGTTCCAGAGGCTCATCCAGATGCTGCGCAGTGCCAAGAAGAGggatgtgctgcagctgctgaggagagccCCCGAGGAGGCACG ccccttcctggTGGAGGCAGCGGTGGCCACACAGTCAGTGGCTTCCTTGGCAGCGCTCTCAGAGTTCCTGGATTTCAGCCAGGAGCCCAAATCCCTCCTGGAGAAGTTTCTCTGTGCAGCAGCTTTCTCTCCCCGGCCTTCAGGAGAGCTTCTCCAGCTCGTCCTG GACAAGCTGGATGGGAGGCAGCTGGCACCTGAGATCTGGGAGACAGGAATAGTTGCTGTGGGCGCTCTggtgggcaagctgtgccagcagaagctctgtgggctgcag GTGGTGGAGCGTGGGGTGGAAACCATCCTCGGGGGGCTCAGAGGTgcccaggaggagcccagggtggtcatttccctgctggccctgggcaatGCAAGGCTCCCTGAGACCATCCCCACCCTCCTGGAGCACGCTGAGGGCGGTCCCACGGCTGTCACCACCGCTGCCACCTCTGCCCTGCAGCGATTCCCCGCTCCCCACATCTCCAGCAAG GTGAAGCAAGTGATGAGGAGGATTTTCCACCAGAAGAGGAAGAGTTATGACAAAACCTGTCGCCTGGCAGCTGCAGAAATCCTCCTGGATAACCACCCCCTGCCCATGGATGTCATCAACATCCTGCTGGCCACCACCGAGATGGAGACAGAGGTGGCCACGTTCCTGCTGCTGAAGGTGCAGAACAGCCTGCGTGACCACCACCACCTGGCAAG gAAGATACTGAAAGACATCATGGGAGACCCACGGATCAACAATTACAACTTCTTCTCCAAAGTTGGCATCTCCTCTTCTTTCTCAGGGCCTCTGGCAG TCACCCAGGACCTGACCTCCACTTTTGGGCTGGACCTGCTGTTTTTGGAGGGTGGATTCCTGAGGAAGAGCGTCTCCGACTTCTCCCTGCTCAGCCACGGCCAGCGGCTCCGTGCAGCTCAG GTGACCTTTGAAGCACAAGGGATGGAGTCGATGATGGGAGAAAACCTCTCggaaggagaggaggagccaGAGCTCAtggctgggatggcagccaccTTCTTTG GTCTGCGGCCAATTGTCTTCTTCCAGGGATACACAGACCTGATGGGCAAGGTCCTGCTGAGCAGTGCAGAGCCCACCAGTGTGGTCAGGGGGAACCTCCTGCTGATGGACCATCACCAG GTCATTCCTCTGCAGTCTGGCCTCCAAGTGACCGTCAGACTCCAGGGTGGGCTGGGGCTGGACATCTCAGCTGACATGGACGTGAGCAtttgggagcaggagctgaaaaCCAGCGTCAATGCCAG GGGAAGCCTTGCCATGGATTTCCAGGCAGAACTGGATTCCCCTTTGCTCCAAGCCACCCTGAGGAGCCAGACAGAGGTGGAGACCTCCATCCACTTTGACACCAAGCTGAGGTTTTCCAGCAGCCCCGTGCTCATGTGCCTGCAGCTGAGAGAGGAGCAGGTCCCATACAG gGAAGTGCTCTCAGTGTCCCAGTCTGCCGGGAGCCGGAGCAGCACCGCTCGGAGGGGCCGGCGCGGCGCCGTGCCCGGGAGGGAATTTGCCCTGCACCAAACCAACTCCAGGGTCTGCAACCTCCTGCTGGCTGCAGAAAAGGAATTGGGAGCCAGAGCACCTCGGGATTCTTCTCCACAACCACCTTTGAATGAGGAGAATGCTGCAATAAGGACACCAGAAGGATGA